The DNA window GACGGTCGGGCTCCCGCTACGGTGGAGGGCATGAACTTCAGCGACCACCAGATCGGCATCTATGCGCAGGGCATGTTCACCGATCAAAGGCCGCAGATCACCACCAACCTCGCTGAGCTCGAAGCGGAGGCTGCGGAGTCGTTGTCTCCCGAGGCACTGGGATACATCGTCGCCAGCGCCGGCAGCGGTTCGACGGCGCGCGCCAACCGGGATGCGTTCGACGCTTGGCGGATTGCGCCGCGAATGATGAGGAGCTCCGCCGAACGTGATCATTCGTGCACGATCCTCGGCACCGAATCGGCTGCGCCGTTGCTGATCGCGCCCGTCGGAATCCAGACGCTGGCGCATCCGGACGGCGAGCTCGCCACCGTCAGGGCTGCGGCCGCTCTCGGTGTGCCGTACGTTCATTCGACGCAGGCCTCGCACTCGTTCGAGGAGATCGCCGAAGGCGGCGGCGATGCGCCCCGGTGGTACCAGTTGTACTGGCCTACCGACGAATCCGTGCTGTTGAGCTTCCTGGGACGCGCGAAGAACTCGGGATTCACCACTCTCGTCCTCACGCTGGACACGACGCTGCTCGGGTGGCGTCCGGCGGATCTCGACCGCGGTTACCTCCCGTTCCTGTCCAATCTGGGCATCGAAAACTATCTGACCGACCCGGCATTCCAAGCCGGCCTCGAACAGTCCGTCGAAGCCAATCCCGTTGCTGCTGCAATGCACTGGGCTCAGATGTTCCCGAACCCCGGGTTGAACTGGTCGCAGCTGGCTTTCCTTCGCGAGAATTGGGACGGCCCGATCGTGCTGAAGGGCATCTGCACCGTCGGCGATGCACGTCTTGCTCTCGATCACGGTGTCGACGGGATCGTCGTATCGAACCATGGTGGTCGTCAGATCGACGGTGCTCGTGCTTCGTTGGATGCGCTGCCCGAGATCGTGGACGCGGTGGGCGAACAGATGACGGTCCTGTTCGACTCCGGTGTGAGAACCGGCGCCGACATGGCGAAGGCTCTCGCGCTCGGTGCCGATGCGGTGCTGCTCGGTCGGCCGTTCCTGTACGGACTCGCCCTCGGTGGACAGGCCGGTGTCGAGCATGTGCTGCGCTGTATTCTGGCCGAATTCGATCTTGTCACAAGTCTTTCCGGGCATACCGGCGCCGCCGAGCTCGGCCGTGATTCGGTGGTTCACGCATGAGTCCGTCATGGGTCGACCATGCGATTTGGTGGCACGTCTACCCGCTCGGTTTCGCAGGCGCACCGGTGCGTGACTGGGACGGGGAGTCCATGGCCGACGAGCACCGTCTCCTCAAGGTTGTCGAATGGCTCGACTACGCAATCGAACTCGGAGCATCGGGCATCGCCCTCGGCCCGATCTTCGCCTCGGAAGGGCACGGGTACGATACCATCGACCATCTCCGCATCGATTCCAGGCTCGGTACCGAGGCGGACTTCGATACTCTCATCGAGGCGGCCCACGGTCGCGGTCTGAAGGTGATGCTCGACGGCGTCTTCAACCATGTGGGACAGGGGTTTCCGAAATTTCAGCAGGAACTGCGCGACGGCGCCGGGTCGTGGTTCCAGATCGATCGGTCGTCGGGCGAGCCGAAGCATCGTAACTTCGAGGGCCACGATGAGCTCGTCGCCTTCGATCATGACAACGTCGAGGTGCAGGACTACGTCGCCGACGTCATGGATCACTGGCTGAGCCGCGGCGCCGACGGTTGGCGGTTGGACGCGGCATACGCTGTGCCGCCGAAGTTCTGGAGCGCGGTGATCCCCCGCGTACGGGAAAAGCACCCGAACGCATACTTCCTCGGCGAGGTGATACACGGCGACTACGCCGCGATCGTGACGTCGAGTTCACTGGATTCGGTGACCCAGTACGAACTGTGGAAGGCGACGTGGAGCGGCATCGTCGAGGAAAACTTCTTCGAGCTTTCTCATGCGCTGGGCCGCCACAACGACTGGATGGACACGTTCGTCCCGGCGACGTTCGTCGGCAACCACGACGTGAACCGAATCGCAAGCACGATCACCGACGAGCGGCACCTCGCGCACGCCCTCGTCGTGCTGTTCACGACCGGCGGAACGCCGATGATCTACTACGGCGACGAGCAGGGATTCCATGGTGTCAAGGAGGAGCGCGTCGGTGGCGACGACGATGTTCGTCCCGAATTCCCCATGGCGAAGGAACAACTCGATCCGGCAGGGTGGCCGATCTTCCACTTGCATCAGCAGCTGATCGGTCTACGCAGGCGCAATCCATGGCTGCATCACGCACGAACCGAGACTCTCGAGCTGACCAACACAGCCATGCTCTACCGAGCGTACGACGCCGACAACGTGCTGTACGTCGCCCTCAACCTCGGGAACGAGGCGGTCGACTATCGCGTATCCGGTGACGTCGTGGCCGGGGACGCATCCGAACATTCGGGGTGGAGCTCGGTCCCGGCACACGGGTGGGCTGTCTTCGGTACGAAGTAGCTGCCCCGGAAAGCCGAATCTTCGGTCAGCCTCTGGCGAGCTTCGCGCGGTCGAAGAACGCCAACACGTGCGGGACTTTGTCCTCCGGGACATCGAACACCGCTTGACCACTGAGGTAGGACATCGAGTCATCGGGCAGGCGTGCACCGATCTTCACTCGTAGCCCGCCGCCCCGCGGCTTCGCGTCGACTCCGATGTGCGAAACGTGCCAGCGGGGTCGGCCCGAGACTGTCTGCTGTGTCGAATCGAAGATCTCGACGACGCGGTTGTCGAGGACGAGCACGACGTTCTCGTCCAACCAGTACTCGACGTACTCTCGTTCGCGCATCGTAGGAGCCTATATTCATCTCTACTGCCAGCGCTAGATACAGCAACAAAGCCCGAGAGGTACACTCGTCGGCGACACGGGGTGCCGCACCGAGCGGCTGAGATCACACCCGTCGAACCTGATCTGGTCAACACCAGCGTAGGGATGTCTGCATCCGCACGGGGTGCATTGTCTTCTCCGCCGCCGCATGTCGACCAGCGAGCGAGAGGAAGCACATGAATTTCGACGAGCAGACCGTGTTGGTCACCGGAGCGGGACGAGGGCTCGGCACCTCGATCGCCCGAGCATTCGCGCACCAGGGGGCTCGCGTTGTCGTGAACTATCGCGCCAGCGCGGTGTCGGCCGAGCAGCTCGCTGCAGAGATCGGCGGCTTGGCCGTGCAAGCGGACATCACCGTTGCCGAAGAGATGGACGCGCTCTTCACCGCCGCCGAGCAGCACTTCGGAACCACGGTCACTACCGTCGTCAACAACGCCCTCGCCGACTTTTCGTTCAACGGCGACGCCCGAAGCAAGGCCGACTCCATCTCGTGGGAGCAGTTCGATGCACAGTTCCAGGGAACTGTTCGTGGAGCGTTGACGACAACCCAGCGCGCGTTGCCCGGAATGCGGACAGCGGGTTTCGGTCGAATCATCAACGTCGGAACCAATCTCTTTCAGAACCCGGTGGTGCCGTACCATGACTACACGGCGTCGAAAGCAGCCCTGCTGTCCCTGACCCGCACGCTCGCAGCCGATCTCGGTGTCGACGGCATCACCGTCAACATGGTCTCCGGTGGATTGCTTCGTACGACGGACGCCAGCGCGGCGACGCCCGAGGCGGTGTTCGACTTGATTGCTGCGTCGACTCCACTGCAGCGAGTGGTGACGCCCGCAGAATTCGCCGACGCGCTGCTGTTCTTTGCCTCACCGTGGTCGAGGTCGGTGACCGGACAGAATCTCGTGGTGGACGGCGGACTGGTCAAGGACTGAACGATGCTGCATCTCAACGCATTTCTGTTCGGCTGCGGCCACCACAGTGCCGCGTGGCGCCATTCGAGCTCTCGTGTGGAGGATCTCGGCGATATCGGCTACTACGAGGAGCTCGCGCGGACCGCGGAGCGAGGGAAGCTCGACGCAGTCTTCTTCGCCGACGGGCATTCGGTGCGTGATCCGGCAGGAGCGGGCACCTGGTTCCTCGAGCCCATCACCGCGCTGACGGCGATGGCGCGGGCGACATCGCACATTGGACTGGTCACGACGGTGTCCACCACCTTCTACACGCCGTTCCATGCTGCCCGCCTCCTCGCCTCCCTCGATCACATCAGCGGCGGGCGTGCGGGGTGGAACGTCGTCACCTCCATGTTCGACGCCGAAGCCCGCAATCACGGGTTCACCGAGATACCGGCTCGCGCTGAGCGTTACGCCCGTGCCGAGGAGTTCGTCGAGGTTGCACTTGCGCTGTGGGACAGCTGGGACGGCGACGCCCTCAAGCTCGATCGTGATGGTCAGTACGCGGACCCCGACGGCGTGCATTCGATCGATCACGTGGGCAAGTACTTTCGAGTCGATGGCCCGTTGACGGTCCCTCGCTCACCCCAGGGACGGCCGGTGCTGTTCCAGGCCGGTGCGTCGGGCGAGGGCCGGGATCTCGCGGCGCGTTACGCCGAGGCGATTTACGCTGTTGCCTACGATATCGATTCGGGGGCAGGCTATTACGCCGACGTGAAGTCGCGAATCCACAAGGCCGGCCGCGATGGAAATTCGGTGGGCATCATGCCTGGCCTCGTCACGTATATCGGGTCGACCATGACCGAAGCACACGCGAAGAAGGCCGAACTCGATGCATTGCTGCCTGTCGAGCAGTCATTGCGTCAGCTGGGCATGTACGTCGAACAGGATTGTCGAGAGTGGGAATTGGACGCGCCAGTTCCCACTCTCCCGCCGGTCGAGGAGTTCACGGGTCCGCACGGACGCTACGAGACCATTCTGCGCATCGTCGCCAAGGACAAGCCAACCGTGCGTGAGCTTCTCGGCACCCTTGCTGCAGGCGGCGGACATGCGACGATGATCGGCACTCCCGAATCGATCGCGGACGAGATGGAAGCCTGGGTCAGCGGCGGTGCCGCCGACGGCTTCAATCTGATGCCTCCACTGTATCCCGCGGGCTTGGAGGACTTTGTCGATCAGGTTGTCCCGATTCTGCAGTCTCGCGGGCTGTTTCGGCATGACTATGCGCCTGGGACGTTGCGGGATCGCCTCACCGAGGGAGGGACTCGATGAACTCGTCCGTCAAGGCTGCGATCTCGGACGCATGCGAGATCGGCGACCAGTGCCCTGCTGGGATGTCGTTGCGAGTCAGATTCTTCACCCAGCGGTGTGTGTCGTCGTAGTGGAAGGGGCGCACCGCCACGTCCTCGGTGTTGATGATCAACTGCACCGGGACATCGACATAG is part of the Rhodococcus sovatensis genome and encodes:
- a CDS encoding 3-oxoacyl-ACP reductase is translated as MNFDEQTVLVTGAGRGLGTSIARAFAHQGARVVVNYRASAVSAEQLAAEIGGLAVQADITVAEEMDALFTAAEQHFGTTVTTVVNNALADFSFNGDARSKADSISWEQFDAQFQGTVRGALTTTQRALPGMRTAGFGRIINVGTNLFQNPVVPYHDYTASKAALLSLTRTLAADLGVDGITVNMVSGGLLRTTDASAATPEAVFDLIAASTPLQRVVTPAEFADALLFFASPWSRSVTGQNLVVDGGLVKD
- a CDS encoding alpha-hydroxy-acid oxidizing protein, which produces MNFSDHQIGIYAQGMFTDQRPQITTNLAELEAEAAESLSPEALGYIVASAGSGSTARANRDAFDAWRIAPRMMRSSAERDHSCTILGTESAAPLLIAPVGIQTLAHPDGELATVRAAAALGVPYVHSTQASHSFEEIAEGGGDAPRWYQLYWPTDESVLLSFLGRAKNSGFTTLVLTLDTTLLGWRPADLDRGYLPFLSNLGIENYLTDPAFQAGLEQSVEANPVAAAMHWAQMFPNPGLNWSQLAFLRENWDGPIVLKGICTVGDARLALDHGVDGIVVSNHGGRQIDGARASLDALPEIVDAVGEQMTVLFDSGVRTGADMAKALALGADAVLLGRPFLYGLALGGQAGVEHVLRCILAEFDLVTSLSGHTGAAELGRDSVVHA
- a CDS encoding alpha-amylase family glycosyl hydrolase, whose product is MSPSWVDHAIWWHVYPLGFAGAPVRDWDGESMADEHRLLKVVEWLDYAIELGASGIALGPIFASEGHGYDTIDHLRIDSRLGTEADFDTLIEAAHGRGLKVMLDGVFNHVGQGFPKFQQELRDGAGSWFQIDRSSGEPKHRNFEGHDELVAFDHDNVEVQDYVADVMDHWLSRGADGWRLDAAYAVPPKFWSAVIPRVREKHPNAYFLGEVIHGDYAAIVTSSSLDSVTQYELWKATWSGIVEENFFELSHALGRHNDWMDTFVPATFVGNHDVNRIASTITDERHLAHALVVLFTTGGTPMIYYGDEQGFHGVKEERVGGDDDVRPEFPMAKEQLDPAGWPIFHLHQQLIGLRRRNPWLHHARTETLELTNTAMLYRAYDADNVLYVALNLGNEAVDYRVSGDVVAGDASEHSGWSSVPAHGWAVFGTK
- a CDS encoding LLM class flavin-dependent oxidoreductase, which gives rise to MLHLNAFLFGCGHHSAAWRHSSSRVEDLGDIGYYEELARTAERGKLDAVFFADGHSVRDPAGAGTWFLEPITALTAMARATSHIGLVTTVSTTFYTPFHAARLLASLDHISGGRAGWNVVTSMFDAEARNHGFTEIPARAERYARAEEFVEVALALWDSWDGDALKLDRDGQYADPDGVHSIDHVGKYFRVDGPLTVPRSPQGRPVLFQAGASGEGRDLAARYAEAIYAVAYDIDSGAGYYADVKSRIHKAGRDGNSVGIMPGLVTYIGSTMTEAHAKKAELDALLPVEQSLRQLGMYVEQDCREWELDAPVPTLPPVEEFTGPHGRYETILRIVAKDKPTVRELLGTLAAGGGHATMIGTPESIADEMEAWVSGGAADGFNLMPPLYPAGLEDFVDQVVPILQSRGLFRHDYAPGTLRDRLTEGGTR